In Streptomyces sp. TLI_146, the genomic stretch CCCTCGGAGAGGGTGCCGAACTTGCGGTCGACGTAGTCGGTCATGCCCAGCCGGTCGAGGAAGGCGCGGGCGCGCTCCTCGTCGACGGCGTCGTACTCCTCCTGCCAGGTGGCGGTCATGCCGTACGCGGCGGTGAGCACCGTCTGGAGCACGGTCTGGCGCTTGGGGAGCTTGTCGGCCATGGCGACACCGGCCATGCCGATGCGCGGGCGCAGCTCGAACACGTCGACCTTGCCCAGGCTGTCGCCGAGGATCTTCGCCGTACCGGTGGTCGGGAAGAGGTAGCTGGAGGCGATGTTGAGGAGGGTGGTCTTGCCGGCGCCGTTGGGTCCCAGGATCACCCAGCGCTCGCCCTCCTTGACCGACCAGGAGACGTCGTCCACCAGAGCGCGTCCGTCGCGGACCACGGATACGTCCACCAGCTCCAGTACATCGCTCATGAGCGCGTTGTCTCCCCATGCAATCGT encodes the following:
- a CDS encoding ABC transporter ATP-binding protein, whose protein sequence is MSDVLELVDVSVVRDGRALVDDVSWSVKEGERWVILGPNGAGKTTLLNIASSYLFPTTGTAKILGDSLGKVDVFELRPRIGMAGVAMADKLPKRQTVLQTVLTAAYGMTATWQEEYDAVDEERARAFLDRLGMTDYVDRKFGTLSEGERKRTLIARAMMTDPELLLLDEPAAGLDLGGREDLVRRLGRLARDPYAPSMVMVTHHVEEIAPGFTHVLMIRQGKVLAAGPMETELTSRNLSLCFGLPLVVEHRGDRYSATGLPLG